Proteins from a single region of Canis aureus isolate CA01 chromosome 26, VMU_Caureus_v.1.0, whole genome shotgun sequence:
- the LOC144298080 gene encoding signal-regulatory protein beta-1-like isoform X2, which produces MSAPASEPSPPPYLLLALLLGLTGVAGEAELQVIQPEKSVSVAAGETATLRCTLTSLIPVGKVVWFRGTGPGREVIFHYKGGHFPRVTNASDSTKRNNMDFSIRISNTTPADTGTYYCVKFQKGNPDVELKSGPGTLVTVSAKPSTPVVSGPTARVMPQQTVSFTCKSHGFSHRNITLRWFKNGNELTASHTSVYRDEDNASYSISSTTKLVLAPGDVRSQVICEVAHVTLQGDPPLRGTSSLSEVLRDLLHLPLYCLALSMLLQTARFPLLLGHGY; this is translated from the exons ATGTCAGCTCCTGCCTCTGAACCCAGCCCCCCTCCCTACCTGCTGCTGGCTCTGCTGTTGGGACTCACAG GTGTGGCAGGTGAGGCAGAGCTGCAGGTGATCCAGCCTGAGAAGTCAGTGTCTGTCGCGGCTGGAGAGACAGCCACTCTGCGCTGCACCCTGACCTCCCTGATCCCCGTTGGGAAAGTTGTGTGGTTCAGGGGGACCGGGCCAGGCCGGGAGGTGATCTTCCATTACAAAGGAGGCCACTTCCCCCGAGTAACAAATGCTTCAGACTCTACAAAGAGGAACAACATGGATTTTTCCATCCGCATCAGTAATACCACCCCAGCAGACACGGGAACCTACTATTGTGTGAAGTTCCAGAAAGGAAACCCCGATGTGGAGTTGAAGTCTGGACCAGGCACCCTGGTCACCGTGAGTG CCAAACCCTCTACCCCCGTGGTGTCCGGCCCTACGGCCAGGGTCATGCCTCAGCAGACAGTGAGCTTCACCTGCAAGTCGCACGGCTTCTCCCACAGAAACATCACCCTGAGATGGTTCAAAAACGGGAATGAACTGACAGCCTCTCATACCAGTGTGTACCGAGACGAAGACAACGCTTCCTACAGCATCTCTAGCACAACCAAGCTGGTGCTGGCCCCGGGGGATGTTCGCTCCCAGGTCATCTGCGAGGTGGCCCACGTGACCCTGCAGGGGGACCCTCCTCTTCGTGGGACTTCCAGCTTATCTGAAGTTCTCCGAG aCTTACTTCACTTACCATTGTACtgtctagctctatccatgttgttgcaaacggccagatttcctcttcttttaggg caTGGATACTAG
- the LOC144298080 gene encoding signal-regulatory protein beta-1-like isoform X1, producing MSAPASEPSPPPYLLLALLLGLTGVAGEAELQVIQPEKSVSVAAGETATLRCTLTSLIPVGKVVWFRGTGPGREVIFHYKGGHFPRVTNASDSTKRNNMDFSIRISNTTPADTGTYYCVKFQKGNPDVELKSGPGTLVTVSAKPSTPVVSGPTARVMPQQTVSFTCKSHGFSHRNITLRWFKNGNELTASHTSVYRDEDNASYSISSTTKLVLAPGDVRSQVICEVAHVTLQGDPPLRGTSSLSEVLRGAVLGTEDSDMEQVDSGSCPQGDGSPSWETHIFGGAAG from the exons ATGTCAGCTCCTGCCTCTGAACCCAGCCCCCCTCCCTACCTGCTGCTGGCTCTGCTGTTGGGACTCACAG GTGTGGCAGGTGAGGCAGAGCTGCAGGTGATCCAGCCTGAGAAGTCAGTGTCTGTCGCGGCTGGAGAGACAGCCACTCTGCGCTGCACCCTGACCTCCCTGATCCCCGTTGGGAAAGTTGTGTGGTTCAGGGGGACCGGGCCAGGCCGGGAGGTGATCTTCCATTACAAAGGAGGCCACTTCCCCCGAGTAACAAATGCTTCAGACTCTACAAAGAGGAACAACATGGATTTTTCCATCCGCATCAGTAATACCACCCCAGCAGACACGGGAACCTACTATTGTGTGAAGTTCCAGAAAGGAAACCCCGATGTGGAGTTGAAGTCTGGACCAGGCACCCTGGTCACCGTGAGTG CCAAACCCTCTACCCCCGTGGTGTCCGGCCCTACGGCCAGGGTCATGCCTCAGCAGACAGTGAGCTTCACCTGCAAGTCGCACGGCTTCTCCCACAGAAACATCACCCTGAGATGGTTCAAAAACGGGAATGAACTGACAGCCTCTCATACCAGTGTGTACCGAGACGAAGACAACGCTTCCTACAGCATCTCTAGCACAACCAAGCTGGTGCTGGCCCCGGGGGATGTTCGCTCCCAGGTCATCTGCGAGGTGGCCCACGTGACCCTGCAGGGGGACCCTCCTCTTCGTGGGACTTCCAGCTTATCTGAAGTTCTCCGAG GTGCTGTGCTAGGTACTGAAGACTCAGACATGGAGCAAGTGGACAGTGGTTCCTGTCCTCAAGGAGATGGATCACCGTCTTGGGAGACACACATTTTTGGAGGAGCAGCAGGGTGA